AGGGAGACGGAGGACCACGCGGGCTGCGTGTGCCTGGAGCACGGCGCGGAAAGCAAGATAGAGAGCCTGTGGAACCCCCGTCTCATGCCCTGGGTGGACAGATTCCTCTCGGCCTTTGCCGCCCGCTACAACGACCCGGCCAAGCTGGAGACGGTGCTCCTGGGCATACAGGGGGATTACGGCGAAGCCATATATCCGGTGACAGGGGGCTGGACCCAGATCATACCCGGGGAGTATCACTCCCACAACGGCTTCTGGTGCGGCGACCCTTACGCTCTGGCGGACTACAGAGCCTGGCTCAGGGAGCGCTTCGGCTCCCCGCAGGTCCTGGACCGCCGGTGGGGGACCTCCTTCGGGGACTTTGACAAGGTGGACTTTCCCGCCCGGGGCGAAGAGGTGGGCCGGTATATGCAGGCCCTTCCCAAGGCGGACAAATACGTGAAAAGGCAGTATCTGGACTTTATGGAGTGGTACCGGGGGTCCATGGGCAGGCTGGCAGACGAGTGGATGGGCATAGCCGAAAAATACTTTGACAGGGATATACCCATATACCTGTGCACCGGCGGCAACATGGAGCCTCAGCACGGCAGCGACTTTTCCCTCCAGTGCAAGATAGCCGCCAAACACCGCGGCGGCGTGAGGATCACCAACGAAGGCTCCGAATACAAGTGGAACAACTGTCTGGTGCGGCTCATAGACACGGCCTGCCGTTTCTACGGCGCCAAATTCGGCCACGAGCCCGCCACCGACGTGACTCCCGACGGCCTGACGGCCCGTATATACGGCGCCGCCTCCTCCGGGGCAGACCAGCTCCACGAATATGCCCGCAACGTGTTTTCCACAGCGGAGCGCACTGCCATACACAGAAAAAACATAGGCTTTCTGGAGCGCTATCCCGAGCCCGTGGTGCCGGTGGCCCTCTTTTATCCCCTGACGGGCATGACTCTGGACATAGCCCGGGAGTGGGGCCGCTTTACAAATTTTTCCGCCCGGCTGCGGGACGTCACGGACCACGACTTTGTGGACGAGCGGCTCATCCGGGACGGAGCCCTGAAAAAATACCGGGTGCTGGTGCTGCAGGGAGGCGATATGGCGGAGCCGGAGGACGCATTGAAGATGAGGCGTTTTGCGGAGGCCGGAGGCCGGGTGATCATAGTGGGGGACGACCCCATAGAGGACCCGGCGGGGACCGGCGAGTCCCGGCGGCTGCTCCTGGAGGGCCGCTGCGGCTCCGGCAGCATAGTCCGGGCCCGGGACCTCTATGAGACCCGCAGGCTCATCAGGGAATATCTGGAGAAGGACTATCCCATATACGACCTGGCAGACGACCAGGTCTTCGGAGCCCAGCCGGACAAAAACACCCTGCTGTTTCACAACGCTTCCGGCGAGTCCCGGGAGGCGCGGTACATCTGGAAGGGGAGAGAGCGCTCCGTCGTCATGGAGCCCCACAGCATCAAAAAGGTGGGATTATGATCAGGCTTTTCTTTTGTCTTTTGCTCGCCCTGTGCTCCGCGGGCCTTTTGGCGGAGCCGGCTGCCGTGTATGAGTGCGGCGGCGGGGCCAACAGTCTGTTTCTCATAACGAACGCCGACGGCAGATATGACGAAGCCCTGCTGGACGGCAGGCCCTGCGTCATGAACCGCAGCTTTGCGGACTATCTCTATTTTGCCTCGGATCCGAATATACGCAAGACCCTGACCGGCAGCCTGTGGATAGCGGTGCGGGGTTCCTCCGACGTGCCGGGGGAGATGAAGCTCAGATACAACTCCGCCTCGGAACCCTACACATACGCTCCGGGCCAAAGGCTTTTGTGCGGCGCGGAGGACACTCTGGTCTTTTATCTGCCGGACGCCGCCTTTGCAGGCAGCCAGAACGGAGGCGCTGACTTCCGTATAGAGACCTACCGATTCCGGCTCACAGGCATAGAGATATACAAAGAGGAGCCGCTGCTCGCCGTCCTCAGCCCGGAGCAGCGGCAGAAGGGCGTCATGGAATATATCGGCTCCCTGCCTCAGGCGTCCCTGCCGGCCTCGGACCCTATGGAGTTCGTAGTCTGCGGCGACGACG
This genomic window from Abditibacteriota bacterium contains:
- a CDS encoding family 14 glycosylhydrolase, whose product is MLTKYLALLLLLLTALPLSAQVAVFEAGRPGCTLRICENPAPENRWDGNYILENTPEGAYVRPLAARDYLYFSLEPELRRAAGSEPWLVIECESESFGMLNLRYVSSADRWQKAAAVRLSPYLGRDHICLPLPDAAFDGSENGGADFRLEAPSLHVYSVQVHREKPAGYPDAYGEERLGQILASFEGLPRSRAGEGMMYVLGDSIYDLVVPPSERWTIPFGHNSDPSTEAMHRSFGATSLESYVTWELCEPEARDRWEWDNWDRQVANLQERGLKLTPFLILGPAYSVPAWFRETEDHAGCVCLEHGAESKIESLWNPRLMPWVDRFLSAFAARYNDPAKLETVLLGIQGDYGEAIYPVTGGWTQIIPGEYHSHNGFWCGDPYALADYRAWLRERFGSPQVLDRRWGTSFGDFDKVDFPARGEEVGRYMQALPKADKYVKRQYLDFMEWYRGSMGRLADEWMGIAEKYFDRDIPIYLCTGGNMEPQHGSDFSLQCKIAAKHRGGVRITNEGSEYKWNNCLVRLIDTACRFYGAKFGHEPATDVTPDGLTARIYGAASSGADQLHEYARNVFSTAERTAIHRKNIGFLERYPEPVVPVALFYPLTGMTLDIAREWGRFTNFSARLRDVTDHDFVDERLIRDGALKKYRVLVLQGGDMAEPEDALKMRRFAEAGGRVIIVGDDPIEDPAGTGESRRLLLEGRCGSGSIVRARDLYETRRLIREYLEKDYPIYDLADDQVFGAQPDKNTLLFHNASGESREARYIWKGRERSVVMEPHSIKKVGL